Proteins from one Mycoplasma sp. Pen4 genomic window:
- the pgk gene encoding phosphoglycerate kinase, which yields MKKTINDLQLNDKKVLVRVDFNVPVKDGVISSNKRIVAALPTINKIINDGGKAILFSHLGRIKTTEDLASKSLRPVAVELARLLQRPVIFVPETRGSLLENAVANMQPGDVLLVENTRFEDLNDKAESKNNPELGAYWASLGDVFINDAFGTAHRAHASNVGISANIKESALGYLMEKEVNSLNKVITNPEHPYVAIIGGAKVSDKIQVIENLVKIADKIIIGGAMAYTFMAAKGETTGTSLVEKDYIELAKEFLAKYADKVVLPIDHACAKGFEDVEPSIQEGNIQDGWMGLDIGPKSIELIQKTLENAKTVVWNGPMGVAEFVNFQKGTLAVCESVAKLKGAYTVVGGGDSVAAVEKLGMEDKFTHVSTGGGASLELLQGLELPAVAAVQDK from the coding sequence ATGAAAAAAACAATTAACGATTTACAATTAAACGATAAAAAAGTTTTAGTTAGAGTTGATTTTAACGTTCCTGTTAAAGATGGTGTAATTTCATCAAACAAAAGAATTGTTGCAGCATTACCAACAATTAACAAAATTATTAATGATGGTGGAAAAGCAATCTTATTCTCACACTTAGGAAGAATTAAAACAACAGAAGATTTAGCATCAAAAAGCTTACGTCCAGTAGCAGTTGAATTAGCTAGATTATTACAAAGACCAGTTATCTTTGTTCCAGAAACAAGAGGATCACTTTTAGAAAATGCAGTTGCAAATATGCAACCTGGTGATGTTTTATTAGTTGAAAACACACGTTTTGAAGACTTAAACGATAAAGCAGAAAGCAAAAACAACCCAGAATTAGGTGCTTACTGAGCATCTCTTGGCGATGTGTTTATTAATGATGCTTTCGGAACAGCACATAGAGCACACGCTTCAAACGTAGGTATTTCTGCAAACATTAAAGAATCAGCACTTGGTTACTTAATGGAAAAAGAAGTTAACTCATTAAACAAAGTTATCACAAACCCAGAGCATCCATATGTAGCAATTATCGGTGGTGCTAAAGTTTCAGATAAAATTCAAGTTATTGAAAACTTAGTAAAAATCGCAGATAAAATCATTATTGGTGGTGCTATGGCTTACACATTTATGGCAGCCAAAGGTGAAACAACAGGTACATCACTTGTTGAAAAAGATTACATTGAATTAGCAAAAGAATTCTTAGCTAAATATGCAGACAAAGTTGTATTACCAATTGACCATGCATGTGCTAAAGGATTTGAAGATGTTGAACCTTCAATTCAAGAAGGAAACATTCAAGATGGATGAATGGGACTTGACATTGGACCTAAGTCAATTGAATTAATTCAAAAAACATTAGAAAATGCTAAAACAGTAGTATGAAACGGGCCTATGGGAGTGGCTGAATTCGTTAACTTCCAAAAAGGTACATTAGCAGTTTGTGAATCAGTTGCTAAATTAAAAGGAGCATACACAGTTGTAGGTGGTGGGGACTCAGTTGCTGCCGTTGAAAAACTTGGTATGGAAGATAAATTTACACACGTTTCAACAGGTGGTGGGGCAAGTTTAGAATTGCTTCAAGGATTAGAATTACCTGCTGTTGCAGCTGTACAAGATAAATAA
- the rpsB gene encoding 30S ribosomal protein S2 — MTNTTENKKEVKTSTREAKTPIVPKSKLLEAGAYFGHKTHLWNPKMKEYIVPNKRNKGSHIIDITKTQKFLEYAYSLVNTLASKNAQFIFVGTKKQARDAVKEAAERTGSLYVTERWLGGTLTNNATIMSRVAKMNELEAKAAKNFVGYTKKEALNFQKELEKLHKNLDGIRNMNRLPQVMIVADPNEDEIAVKEARRKKIKVIGILDTNANPDLLDFGIPANDDSAKSIALIMTVLADAIVKAKGGEAKFAYQDEEKIVLPTFAKERNN, encoded by the coding sequence ATGACAAATACAACAGAAAACAAAAAAGAAGTTAAAACTTCTACAAGAGAAGCTAAAACTCCAATTGTTCCAAAATCAAAATTATTAGAAGCTGGAGCTTACTTCGGACACAAAACACACTTATGAAACCCTAAAATGAAAGAATACATCGTTCCAAACAAACGTAACAAGGGTTCACACATCATTGACATTACAAAAACACAAAAATTCTTAGAATACGCTTACTCATTAGTAAACACATTAGCATCTAAGAATGCACAATTCATCTTTGTTGGTACAAAGAAACAAGCTCGTGATGCTGTTAAAGAAGCAGCTGAAAGAACAGGTTCATTATACGTAACAGAAAGATGATTAGGTGGTACATTAACAAACAACGCTACAATTATGTCGCGTGTTGCTAAAATGAACGAATTAGAAGCTAAAGCAGCTAAAAACTTTGTTGGATACACAAAGAAAGAAGCTTTAAACTTCCAAAAAGAATTAGAAAAATTACACAAAAACTTAGATGGTATCCGTAACATGAACCGTTTACCACAAGTTATGATCGTTGCAGATCCAAACGAAGACGAAATCGCAGTTAAAGAAGCAAGAAGAAAGAAAATCAAAGTTATTGGTATTTTAGATACAAACGCTAACCCAGATTTACTTGACTTCGGAATCCCTGCAAACGATGACTCAGCTAAATCAATCGCTTTAATTATGACAGTATTAGCTGATGCTATTGTTAAAGCAAAAGGTGGGGAAGCTAAATTTGCTTACCAAGACGAAGAAAAAATCGTTTTACCTACATTCGCTAAAGAAAGAAACAACTAA
- the tsf gene encoding translation elongation factor Ts: MADNKMELIKELRARTNSALVDCKKALEATEYEIEAAIQWLRENGIVKAAKKAGRVAAEGAVAAMGDDKHAVLIEVNSETDFVAKNEKFISLLDEIAKAVFNANVKTTEEALTVKLSDGQTVEQALVEATAVIGEKISLRRIARIDAADNQVLGVYVHANQRVASVVVVNGNNTDAARNVAMHVSAMNPEFVLVEQIPADRLESIKEGFEKPANFEAKPEKIQQAITEGWLNKQLSEFVLEKQPFVMEDSLSVAKYLQNHGCVLVDAIRFEVGEGIEKVQSNFAEEVAGMVTK; the protein is encoded by the coding sequence ATGGCAGATAACAAAATGGAATTAATCAAAGAACTACGTGCTAGAACAAACTCAGCATTAGTTGATTGTAAAAAAGCTTTAGAAGCTACAGAATATGAAATTGAAGCAGCTATTCAATGATTAAGAGAAAACGGAATCGTTAAGGCAGCTAAGAAGGCTGGTCGTGTTGCCGCTGAAGGTGCAGTTGCAGCTATGGGTGATGACAAGCACGCTGTGTTAATCGAAGTTAACTCTGAAACAGATTTCGTTGCTAAGAACGAGAAGTTTATCTCACTTTTAGACGAAATTGCGAAAGCTGTATTTAATGCTAACGTTAAGACAACAGAAGAAGCTTTAACAGTTAAGTTAAGCGACGGTCAAACAGTTGAACAAGCTTTAGTAGAAGCAACAGCAGTTATCGGAGAAAAGATCTCACTTCGTCGTATCGCACGTATTGACGCAGCAGATAACCAAGTATTAGGTGTATATGTTCATGCTAACCAACGTGTTGCATCAGTAGTAGTTGTTAACGGAAACAACACAGATGCAGCAAGAAACGTTGCAATGCATGTTTCAGCTATGAACCCTGAGTTCGTATTAGTTGAACAAATTCCTGCAGACAGATTAGAATCAATTAAAGAAGGTTTTGAAAAACCTGCTAACTTTGAAGCTAAACCTGAAAAAATCCAACAAGCTATTACAGAAGGATGATTAAACAAACAATTATCAGAATTTGTTTTAGAAAAACAACCATTTGTAATGGAAGATTCTTTATCAGTAGCAAAATATTTACAAAACCACGGATGTGTTTTAGTAGATGCTATTAGATTTGAAGTTGGAGAAGGAATTGAAAAAGTTCAATCTAACTTTGCTGAAGAAGTAGCTGGAATGGTTACAAAATAA
- a CDS encoding aromatic motif membrane protein, translating to MIKKLLLLCTSAIGTTFPIIATSCANYTAKDEFNNLIERDKIISLDTTSQTKKIHNDIIEKILNLVYKNNTEEKQKYLIAQKENKDQILKEFQEITKEYHEKYSKIDDYIKEINDIRNIWWAFSSAEKVEKNKRIQFLNEQIALLKQEQTMPAIEYVKQYRDFFYKNWYFILNNLNLFQFTFIDWVRNPIFTSSKLSDDYLNRLKELKPYPVLRFADTYIDEMKIGDESSELSNSDIYYLRKGKLVFRIQITYSTEIPVVKLEPINIYFGGSITNNISLNLLSSSIHSGFIHDYEVGLIQFERDMVNKLGYKEPTFVFPFVEIKKGEANGN from the coding sequence ATGATTAAGAAACTTTTATTACTTTGTACTAGTGCAATTGGTACAACTTTCCCAATTATTGCAACATCATGTGCAAATTACACTGCTAAAGATGAATTTAATAATTTAATCGAACGAGACAAAATCATTTCACTTGATACTACTTCACAAACAAAAAAGATTCATAATGATATTATTGAGAAAATTCTGAATTTAGTTTATAAAAACAACACAGAAGAAAAGCAAAAATATTTAATAGCTCAAAAAGAAAACAAAGATCAAATCCTAAAAGAATTTCAAGAAATAACAAAAGAGTACCACGAAAAATACAGCAAAATTGATGACTACATTAAAGAAATTAATGATATTAGAAATATCTGATGAGCCTTTAGTTCGGCAGAAAAAGTAGAAAAAAATAAAAGAATTCAATTTTTAAACGAGCAAATTGCATTACTTAAACAAGAACAAACAATGCCTGCAATTGAATATGTAAAACAATATCGTGATTTCTTTTATAAAAACTGATATTTTATTCTTAATAATTTAAATTTATTTCAATTCACATTCATTGATTGAGTTAGAAACCCGATATTTACTAGCTCAAAATTATCAGATGATTATTTAAATAGATTAAAAGAATTAAAACCATATCCAGTTCTAAGATTTGCAGATACCTATATTGATGAAATGAAAATCGGTGATGAATCATCCGAATTGTCAAATAGTGACATTTATTACTTACGTAAAGGTAAATTGGTTTTTAGAATCCAAATTACTTATTCAACCGAAATTCCAGTAGTTAAATTAGAACCAATCAATATTTATTTTGGTGGTTCAATTACAAATAATATTTCACTTAATTTACTTTCATCATCTATTCATAGTGGTTTTATTCATGACTATGAGGTAGGTTTAATACAATTTGAACGTGATATGGTTAATAAATTAGGATATAAAGAACCTACATTTGTATTTCCATTTGTAGAAATTAAGAAAGGAGAAGCTAATGGCAATTAA
- a CDS encoding ABC transporter ATP-binding protein: MAIKKKINKNQQPVIELCDVVKEFQDKTVLHSINLAITRGEFVTLLGPSGSGKTTILRLIGGFEWATRGEIKFDGYDIKDLEPYKRNVSTIFQDYALFPHLNVEGNIAYGLKLKRVPREIINDKYYDLLKRKTAQWEAKSAAKMKQLDEIQEKYEQELTELKEGTYQYRKRQSWLDDSDFKYSYWENYVNLKIEAFKNKYFKRKMTKQELQERIDKIIDIVGLTGNATKSINELSGGMKQRVALARSLVIEPEILLLDEPLSALDAKIRQRMQILLRQVQQELGLTFIFVTHDQNEALELSDRIAVMRDGRIEQYDTPKNIYDYPVNIWVAKFIGDSNIFDAKFTKSGKVKLLGKEFKTVHDPEEFEKNEVLDCLIRPEDIDINANPSTTSDKISGHIVDISYRGSYYYIKVEINDDEYIYVETAKKFDLDEKVYLSWTIDSIHLMKKDAKWDYSNNDFQN; this comes from the coding sequence ATGGCTATTAAAAAGAAAATAAACAAAAATCAACAACCAGTCATTGAATTATGTGACGTTGTTAAAGAATTCCAAGATAAAACAGTTTTACACAGCATTAATCTTGCAATTACACGTGGTGAGTTTGTAACATTACTTGGTCCATCTGGTTCAGGAAAAACAACTATCCTTAGACTTATTGGTGGTTTTGAATGAGCAACACGTGGTGAAATTAAATTTGATGGTTATGACATCAAAGACTTAGAACCTTATAAAAGAAATGTATCAACAATTTTCCAAGATTATGCTTTATTTCCACACTTAAATGTCGAAGGTAACATCGCTTATGGTCTAAAACTTAAGAGAGTTCCTCGTGAAATTATTAATGACAAATACTATGACTTATTAAAGCGCAAAACAGCTCAATGAGAAGCTAAATCTGCCGCTAAAATGAAACAACTTGATGAAATTCAAGAAAAATATGAACAAGAATTAACAGAATTAAAAGAAGGTACATACCAATACCGTAAACGTCAATCATGACTTGATGATTCTGACTTTAAATATTCATATTGAGAAAACTACGTTAATTTAAAAATTGAAGCGTTTAAAAATAAATACTTCAAACGTAAAATGACAAAACAAGAATTACAAGAAAGAATTGACAAAATCATTGATATTGTTGGTTTAACAGGAAACGCAACAAAAAGTATTAATGAGCTTTCAGGAGGGATGAAGCAACGTGTTGCACTTGCTAGATCACTTGTTATTGAACCTGAAATTTTACTTTTAGATGAACCTTTATCAGCACTTGATGCCAAAATTAGACAAAGAATGCAAATTCTTTTAAGACAAGTGCAACAAGAATTAGGTTTAACATTCATCTTCGTTACACACGATCAAAATGAAGCACTTGAATTATCAGACCGTATCGCAGTTATGCGTGATGGTAGAATCGAACAATACGACACACCTAAAAACATTTATGACTATCCTGTAAACATTTGAGTAGCTAAATTCATTGGTGATTCAAATATCTTTGATGCTAAGTTCACAAAGAGTGGAAAAGTTAAGTTATTAGGAAAAGAATTCAAAACAGTTCATGATCCTGAAGAATTTGAAAAGAACGAAGTACTTGATTGTTTAATTCGTCCTGAAGATATCGATATTAATGCAAATCCATCAACAACATCAGATAAAATTTCTGGACACATTGTTGATATTTCATACCGTGGTAGTTATTACTACATTAAAGTTGAAATTAACGATGATGAATATATTTACGTTGAAACTGCTAAGAAATTTGATTTAGATGAAAAAGTTTACTTAAGTTGAACTATTGATTCAATTCACTTAATGAAAAAAGACGCTAAGTGAGATTATTCAAATAATGATTTCCAAAATTAG
- a CDS encoding ABC transporter permease: protein MISKIRQRINLDKKVSLLIPYLIIAILLIVLPVLLIVISAFAVKGVEFDPWSLVKSTNTWSIIGRSLWVGLVSSFLCLLIAFPYAYFISMSKSKVFRIYALSLIISPMAIFTIARIYSLKALFLTMFAAKDLNNELFIIIGLTYLNLPLMVMPLYTVFKDMPKNIIEASNDLGYNNAQTIFKVIIPYGTKAILSGFAMIFLASATTFVVSTKLLPDASQNQLIGDVINSKINPGNKFDLSVGSSLVIVVSAIFISIYAFVLFIPRLIFKMKRGAHYE from the coding sequence ATGATTTCCAAAATTAGACAAAGAATCAACTTAGATAAAAAAGTTTCATTATTAATTCCATATTTAATCATCGCAATCTTATTAATAGTACTGCCTGTATTATTAATTGTTATCTCAGCCTTTGCAGTCAAAGGCGTTGAATTTGATCCTTGATCATTAGTAAAATCAACCAATACATGATCAATTATTGGACGTAGTTTATGAGTGGGGTTAGTATCATCATTTTTATGTTTATTAATCGCTTTCCCTTATGCTTATTTTATCTCTATGTCTAAGTCAAAAGTGTTTAGAATCTATGCACTTTCACTTATTATTTCACCAATGGCAATTTTCACAATTGCTCGTATTTATTCATTAAAAGCTTTATTTTTAACTATGTTTGCTGCAAAAGACTTAAATAATGAATTATTTATCATTATTGGTCTTACTTATCTAAACTTACCATTAATGGTTATGCCGCTTTATACAGTTTTTAAAGACATGCCAAAAAATATTATTGAAGCAAGTAATGATTTAGGTTACAACAACGCACAAACAATTTTCAAAGTAATCATTCCTTATGGGACAAAAGCAATTTTATCTGGTTTTGCAATGATCTTCCTTGCAAGTGCAACAACATTCGTTGTTTCAACAAAATTATTACCAGATGCATCACAAAATCAACTTATTGGTGATGTAATTAACTCTAAAATTAACCCAGGAAACAAATTTGATTTAAGTGTTGGTTCATCACTTGTTATTGTTGTTTCTGCAATCTTTATTAGTATTTATGCTTTTGTTTTATTTATTCCACGCTTAATTTTCAAAATGAAGAGAGGTGCACATTATGAGTAG
- a CDS encoding aromatic motif membrane protein, which yields MKKLLRNKILFLALPLSLMAVATSCQIKQDYTPQFKTNKEITHNELMMQKILDDDTSLSEKQREVYVNEQNKIDNSLITELKAALILGNLLNTDVIENASGSKKTQVIQAHSKIKQTLSENWYWFLNHLTNARFMLNPYGDSYDDQDETENNPATIKYFDYANEHLKNYILLLDNPKIQDFKVTKLNNLSADIHTDKKMIYIKLNDRYCLMLVRFDQPDKASTYLLLPDVFDFKNLNMSFENFVEMMQGKIEEIRLSQINKEIDYFSSSFREEGVSEEEHKRQISERIYKQQNDEKLFSLHQQKNYNEVFKLIMDDINKKEIKLLRYTWGYIYD from the coding sequence ATGAAAAAGTTATTAAGAAATAAAATTCTTTTCTTAGCTTTACCGCTTTCTTTAATGGCAGTTGCAACATCATGCCAAATAAAACAAGACTACACACCCCAATTCAAAACAAACAAAGAAATCACACATAATGAATTAATGATGCAAAAGATTTTAGATGACGATACATCACTTTCTGAAAAGCAAAGAGAAGTATATGTTAATGAACAAAACAAAATTGATAATAGCTTAATTACAGAACTTAAAGCAGCATTAATTCTTGGTAACTTGTTAAATACAGATGTAATTGAAAATGCATCTGGTTCTAAAAAAACACAAGTAATACAAGCACATAGCAAAATTAAACAAACATTAAGTGAAAATTGATATTGATTTTTAAATCATTTAACTAATGCAAGATTTATGTTAAACCCATATGGTGACAGTTATGATGACCAAGATGAAACAGAAAACAATCCTGCAACTATTAAATACTTTGATTATGCAAATGAACATTTAAAAAACTATATTTTACTTTTAGATAATCCTAAAATTCAAGATTTCAAGGTTACAAAGTTAAATAATTTATCAGCCGATATACACACTGATAAGAAAATGATTTACATTAAATTAAATGATCGTTATTGCTTAATGCTAGTTAGATTCGATCAACCAGATAAAGCATCAACATACTTACTTCTTCCCGATGTTTTTGATTTCAAGAACTTAAATATGAGTTTTGAAAATTTTGTAGAAATGATGCAAGGTAAAATTGAAGAAATTAGATTATCACAAATTAATAAAGAAATCGATTATTTCTCCAGCTCATTTAGAGAAGAAGGTGTTTCAGAAGAGGAACATAAGAGACAAATTTCAGAAAGAATTTATAAGCAACAAAATGATGAAAAATTATTTTCATTACACCAACAAAAGAATTACAATGAAGTTTTCAAATTAATAATGGATGACATAAATAAAAAAGAGATTAAATTATTAAGATACACATGAGGTTACATATATGATTAA
- a CDS encoding ABC transporter permease yields MSRLSSFLRKSYIYIILAIVYIPLITAAVLSFNTPTPKGQARTAWDKFTWENWAGLFQNERDQALVTTILLAIIVSFLVCVLSLITVYALYRQKNRTVRAVVSSTSNIPLINPDNITAIGLVLVFGLFFGVVQTNEEGFGRVVIAHTIMALPYGISLMLPRSEKFNSNFLEASQDLGYSKIRSWFKTYLVYMIPSIIMTVVVSSVLSFDDFIITRNVSNTQTLGTKLYEGSFEPWALVLGTIVLSLTIVANIIYTIVKKKKGN; encoded by the coding sequence ATGAGTAGACTTTCATCATTTTTAAGAAAATCATATATTTATATTATTCTTGCTATTGTTTATATTCCATTAATTACAGCAGCAGTTTTATCTTTTAATACTCCTACACCAAAGGGACAAGCAAGAACTGCGTGGGATAAATTTACATGAGAAAACTGAGCAGGTTTATTCCAAAACGAACGTGATCAAGCACTTGTTACAACAATTTTACTTGCTATTATTGTAAGTTTCTTAGTTTGTGTGCTTAGCTTAATCACTGTTTATGCTTTATATAGGCAAAAAAATAGAACAGTTAGAGCAGTTGTTTCATCAACATCTAACATTCCATTAATCAACCCAGACAACATTACAGCCATTGGTTTAGTTTTAGTATTTGGATTATTCTTTGGAGTAGTACAAACAAACGAAGAAGGTTTTGGGCGTGTGGTAATCGCTCACACAATTATGGCGCTACCTTATGGTATTTCATTAATGTTGCCTAGAAGTGAGAAGTTCAATAGCAACTTCCTTGAGGCTTCACAAGATTTAGGATATTCAAAAATTAGATCATGATTTAAAACTTATTTAGTTTACATGATTCCATCAATCATTATGACTGTTGTAGTTTCTAGTGTTTTAAGTTTTGATGACTTCATCATTACAAGAAATGTTTCTAACACACAAACATTAGGAACAAAACTTTATGAAGGTTCATTCGAACCATGAGCTCTTGTTTTAGGAACTATTGTGCTTAGTTTAACAATAGTTGCAAACATTATTTATACAATTGTTAAGAAAAAGAAGGGCAACTAA
- a CDS encoding aromatic motif membrane protein: MAIKKTMKKVLVGVGFSYAALGIGAIIASQLKTNNHTTPTDFNFEINNETEEHKVSNQWKNFLNQSAISQILNDVFPNEYDRRKYIKSQMELGEKYLSEVQNAYRYTNNISQSLVNSRMFWNRRLPFTVKHGNEVIDTLTSQNWLWFLFNISKFNLIQDNEEDLSTHTTGEFDRLNLVHNTLYNPFQNIDSNTFIDSFKSISTDGETNYYLLTKDGFIILLTNGSRYDYETNGYVAVQKINTYFHSFPKILKASNINDVFDLRKYGDLFATLGLDTSRTTETTKILFIDNLGGTRLRYTPVYVNDKNEKDMKNN, from the coding sequence ATGGCAATTAAAAAAACAATGAAAAAAGTCTTAGTTGGCGTTGGTTTCTCCTATGCAGCACTTGGAATCGGTGCAATTATTGCATCACAATTAAAAACAAACAATCATACAACTCCAACAGATTTTAATTTTGAAATAAATAATGAAACAGAAGAACATAAAGTTTCAAATCAATGAAAAAACTTTCTTAATCAGAGTGCAATCTCACAAATTTTAAATGATGTTTTTCCCAATGAATATGATCGTAGAAAATACATCAAATCACAAATGGAATTAGGCGAAAAATATTTATCAGAAGTACAAAATGCATATCGTTATACTAATAACATCTCTCAATCTCTAGTAAACTCAAGAATGTTTTGAAATCGTAGATTACCTTTTACAGTTAAGCATGGTAATGAAGTTATTGATACTTTAACATCACAGAACTGACTATGATTTTTATTCAACATTAGTAAATTTAACTTAATCCAAGATAACGAAGAAGATCTTTCAACTCATACCACAGGTGAATTTGATAGATTAAACTTAGTACACAATACCCTTTACAACCCGTTTCAAAATATTGATTCTAATACTTTTATCGATAGTTTTAAATCGATAAGCACTGATGGTGAAACTAATTACTATTTATTAACAAAAGATGGTTTTATCATCCTGCTTACTAATGGTAGTAGATATGATTACGAAACAAATGGATATGTAGCAGTCCAAAAGATTAATACATATTTCCATAGTTTTCCAAAAATACTTAAAGCAAGTAATATAAATGATGTTTTTGATCTTAGAAAATACGGAGATCTATTTGCTACCTTGGGGCTAGATACATCTAGAACTACAGAAACAACAAAAATTTTATTTATTGATAATTTAGGTGGGACTAGATTACGTTACACACCTGTTTATGTAAATGATAAAAATGAAAAAGATATGAAAAACAATTAG
- a CDS encoding ABC transporter ATP-binding protein gives MMNILEVKNLEKIYRDKKQERGIFNLNFEVKKGSFHAFIGENGAGKTTTIKSIISAYSNYDGSIIINGIDNKNPLAKAKLGYVPEYANFAKELTTYQYLYNLALLNGLSKKEAKAKIEQLLEKFDITDLKNSHPYSFSSGQKKKVLLIQALVNEPELLILDEPAANLDPTARYQLFQILKELNKQGTTIFISSHVLSEIDQYVDSFTLIHKGKIIASGKKEESLEKVFYEKVIKK, from the coding sequence ATAATGAATATTTTAGAAGTAAAAAACCTTGAAAAAATTTATCGTGATAAAAAGCAAGAAAGAGGAATTTTTAACCTTAATTTTGAAGTCAAAAAAGGTTCATTCCACGCTTTTATCGGGGAAAATGGAGCAGGTAAAACTACAACAATTAAATCAATTATTTCTGCGTATTCAAATTATGATGGTTCAATTATCATTAATGGAATCGATAATAAAAACCCCTTAGCTAAAGCAAAATTGGGTTATGTTCCAGAATATGCTAACTTTGCAAAAGAATTAACAACATATCAATATTTATATAACTTGGCGTTGCTTAATGGTTTAAGCAAAAAAGAAGCAAAAGCAAAAATCGAACAATTACTAGAAAAATTTGACATCACAGATTTAAAGAATTCACACCCATACTCATTTTCATCAGGACAAAAGAAAAAGGTTTTATTAATTCAAGCATTAGTTAATGAACCTGAATTACTTATTCTTGATGAACCAGCAGCAAACTTAGATCCTACTGCAAGATATCAACTATTCCAAATCTTAAAAGAACTAAATAAACAAGGTACAACAATTTTCATTAGTTCTCACGTTTTAAGCGAGATCGATCAATATGTTGATTCATTTACCCTTATCCACAAGGGAAAAATAATTGCAAGCGGTAAAAAAGAAGAATCACTAGAAAAAGTATTTTATGAAAAAGTTATTAAGAAATAA